One Hevea brasiliensis isolate MT/VB/25A 57/8 chromosome 6, ASM3005281v1, whole genome shotgun sequence genomic window, ataataataacaacatagGTGAGGAGCACATCAACCTCAATAATCATTAATCATCCAACAAGGCATTGTCTTTACACAAGGAATGCTCCCCCTTTCCTTGTCCCTTTACAATTACAACTGCACAACTATGGCGCCTCCATACAACTGAAAATATCAATCAAACCACGCCAGGACATATATAATTAAAacaaccataattcatcaatgcaAAAGAAAGCATTCAGATGTTATTGAAATTAGTGTCATATGCAGAGCATAAGACCCCATTGTAAACAACTTTGCACACAAGATATGTAAGGTAAGCTATGATGCGATAATATCAACATGCAACTTATGCAATTTGATATTATATATATCCCTTATTAAAGGGAGCAACTATAAAATTGTCAAACATTCCAACTCTCTTGAGCTACAAATTATGCAGTCCGAACCTGGGATTGACCCAAAATAAAACTAATAACATTCTCCTGAGGGCTAGACTGaagttaaataataaaaaaggatCTGCTACATAGGCTCAAGCATGACTCCAAAACAAGGCTCTTCTCTTTTGCCGCAAAGAAAAGGAAACAGCAGCCCAAGGACAAGAATTCTGTGTATTGATGCAGCGATCCTCTCACTCATCCGAAGCCTTGGGTGAATTCTCTGGTGTCTTTAGATCTGTAGCCGTTTTAACTTTATTTGCTGCAACAGCTGCTCGGAACTCTTCTACTATGGAGGCATCCTTGAACTTCAGTGCAAATGTAGAAAGACCATCCTTACTTTCACCAGTACTATTCATGCAAGCAAAAGTGACACCTCGCTTGTCCATGTTTGTGAGCTTCATGTCAGGGTAAAGACTTGCATTCAGAATTAACCTGTAATTACCCCTAGCTCTCATAAGGAGTCTGGCTCTTTCTGTCCCAGCAGTAGAGACATTCACCTTGAGTTCCCCCTTTCCGCGCTCCTTCCAGGCACCATTAAAAAACTCGAATAAAATTGAATCAGCAGAGAAAACTACTTTCTCATTCTCTTCTCCTGTCTCAACTGGAACCTCATGCATAGATGGAAAACCAGTTCCCTCATTCTTTGAGACAGCAGAAGACCCTGTTGTGTTGAAGATTGAAGAACTACCATTATTAGAAAGACCAAAACCAAATGAAGGCTGGTCATTTTTCTGCCCAAACAGAGAACCGGTACCAGTGCTCGAACCAAAGGTGAATGTAGAAGTGGAAAACCCAGTTCCAGCAAGTCCTGTGAAAGCGTTTTGGCTACTTGAAAGCTGTTGGAATGAACTCAAACGTGTGCTTTCAGAACTTGGATCTATGTTTTCACTACCATTATCCTTCACTTCACTTTCAGTCTTGTCACCTTCTGCTGCTTTTTTACTCTCTGTCTCTTCTCCACCCACTGCTTTTTCATTCTCAGTCTTATCATCTTCTGCTGGCTTTTCATTATCAACCTTGGATTCAGTTGCCTCATTGACTACATTATTATTCTCCTTATCCTCCGTGATCTCCACCTTTGCAGCAGTTTCAGCTACTGGCTCTTCAACCTTGCTTTCTGACTCCTTACCAGTCTCATCTTTACGCCCTTCAGTTTCTTCACCAGCATCAGTTTTCCCATCTTCTGAAACTTTCTCACTAGCAGCAACTACTTCAGCTGTTGCCACAGCAGGGGTTGTTGTTGGTTCAGTAGGAGGGACCAGCTGAATCCCAGCAAATGGATTAGATGAAGGGGTTGATGAGGTCTGATTGCGGCGAACTTTCACAATTCGTCTGCTAGCCAGCACCTCATCACTTGCCTTCTTGAAAGTTCCAGTCTCTTGCTCTGCAGAATCTTCCTCATCATCAAGACCAGGGTTGTCTCTTGAGATCTCCCTTCCAGCAGCTCTCTTCTTTGAAGGTGGAAGTGCATGTTCTGCATCACCCATTGATGAACAAACTCAAAAAACTTTTTGACCACTTGTCCCAACGAGATGGAGTAAATGTGATATCTGCATACCCATAGAACTTACATTCTCAAATACATGATTACCAATATGAAAACAAGCTCATCTTTTGATAACTAACAGTTTTCTGTATAAAGGAAAGAGGAAACATTGGTGAAGAGTGCTGAGAATGCCTACAAAATGCTGTAGACTAAATATGTATGATGTAATCCCCTAAAATGTTCCATCATAGGAAAAGAATCAACATGGTCTCTTTGAAAGAAGTCTTAAAGCAA contains:
- the LOC110631986 gene encoding nuclear pore complex protein NUP50A, coding for MGDAEHALPPSKKRAAGREISRDNPGLDDEEDSAEQETGTFKKASDEVLASRRIVKVRRNQTSSTPSSNPFAGIQLVPPTEPTTTPAVATAEVVAASEKVSEDGKTDAGEETEGRKDETGKESESKVEEPVAETAAKVEITEDKENNNVVNEATESKVDNEKPAEDDKTENEKAVGGEETESKKAAEGDKTESEVKDNGSENIDPSSESTRLSSFQQLSSSQNAFTGLAGTGFSTSTFTFGSSTGTGSLFGQKNDQPSFGFGLSNNGSSSIFNTTGSSAVSKNEGTGFPSMHEVPVETGEENEKVVFSADSILFEFFNGAWKERGKGELKVNVSTAGTERARLLMRARGNYRLILNASLYPDMKLTNMDKRGVTFACMNSTGESKDGLSTFALKFKDASIVEEFRAAVAANKVKTATDLKTPENSPKASDE